A region from the Pyrinomonadaceae bacterium genome encodes:
- a CDS encoding mechanosensitive ion channel domain-containing protein, with product MTLLLSVLSSALAIFALQDSVGVLARIWQYLNQPYRIGSVEIVVTRLVQGLLILIVAIALSRTLSRLLKRSIEKRAYLDPGLRYTLGRVTQYLIVTLGALMALKAAFNLDLTSLAVIFTALSVGIGFGLQYIAADIASGFILLFERPVRVGDHITIAEDEGDVQSINLRTTIVVTNDRVSIIVPNSRLVSQRLINWSYGDPRVRISIPVGVAYDSDIDLITRTLLKAAEDVDNVLKDPPPKVQFLKFGDWSLDFRLLVWTNRPRLHPQIKSDINYRLEKLFRETGIEIPFPQTEFRVREGALPLDTGDRSITDDRSGE from the coding sequence GTGACCCTGCTACTTAGCGTGCTGTCCTCCGCCCTGGCAATTTTTGCGCTCCAGGATAGCGTCGGTGTCCTCGCCCGAATCTGGCAGTACCTCAACCAGCCCTACCGAATTGGCAGCGTCGAGATTGTAGTCACCAGACTGGTCCAGGGCCTGCTGATTCTGATTGTTGCGATCGCGCTGTCCCGCACGCTCAGCCGTCTGCTTAAGCGCAGTATTGAAAAAAGGGCATACCTCGATCCCGGTCTCCGCTACACGCTGGGAAGAGTCACGCAGTACCTCATCGTAACTCTTGGCGCGCTGATGGCTCTGAAGGCGGCCTTCAATCTGGATCTAACTTCGCTCGCGGTTATTTTCACAGCGCTGTCGGTAGGCATTGGCTTCGGTTTGCAGTATATCGCTGCAGATATTGCCTCGGGATTCATTCTCCTTTTTGAGCGGCCGGTGCGCGTTGGCGATCACATTACCATCGCTGAAGACGAAGGCGACGTGCAGAGCATCAACCTGCGCACCACCATTGTCGTTACCAACGATCGCGTTTCGATCATCGTGCCGAATTCACGCCTCGTAAGCCAAAGATTAATTAACTGGTCGTATGGAGATCCGCGCGTACGTATTTCGATACCGGTGGGCGTCGCGTATGACTCAGACATCGATCTCATCACGCGAACTCTGCTTAAGGCCGCCGAAGATGTTGATAACGTTTTGAAAGATCCACCGCCAAAAGTGCAGTTCCTCAAGTTCGGCGATTGGTCGCTCGACTTTCGTTTGCTCGTGTGGACAAATCGCCCGCGACTACACCCACAGATTAAGAGCGATATTAATTACCGCCTCGAAAAACTCTTCCGCGAAACAGGCATCGAGATTCCGTTTCCGCAGACGGAGTTCCGGGTGCGCGAAGGCGCGCTGCCTCTGGATACAGGTGACAGATCAATAACGGACGACCGCTCTGGCGAGTGA
- a CDS encoding TetR/AcrR family transcriptional regulator: protein MASPAKRVTSRNSSTDKRAAILRAATQVFARNGYFNSKVADIAREADVADGTVYLYFKSKDEILHSIFDQNMAEAIAAARKLIKEVTDPREKLRRIASLHLERLGADRDLAVVFQVELRGSTKFMEEFSAAGFAEYLGLLHDIFEEGQRAGVFRPDLNATIAAKILFGALDEMATNWIISHRNYKLEPMADVVMDVFLNGVGTHASGVQQAGGMRSK from the coding sequence ATGGCTAGTCCCGCAAAGCGAGTCACTTCGCGCAACTCCAGCACCGATAAACGTGCCGCCATTCTGCGCGCCGCCACCCAGGTCTTCGCGCGTAACGGCTATTTCAATTCGAAGGTCGCCGACATTGCACGCGAAGCCGACGTGGCGGACGGCACCGTATATCTCTATTTCAAAAGCAAAGATGAAATCCTGCACTCGATTTTCGATCAGAACATGGCGGAAGCGATTGCCGCCGCGCGCAAACTGATCAAAGAGGTCACCGACCCGCGCGAAAAGCTGCGTCGCATTGCTTCACTTCACCTGGAAAGACTGGGCGCGGATCGCGATCTTGCCGTCGTGTTTCAGGTGGAGTTGCGTGGCTCGACGAAGTTCATGGAAGAGTTTTCCGCCGCCGGCTTTGCTGAGTACCTGGGCTTACTGCACGACATTTTCGAAGAAGGCCAGCGCGCCGGCGTGTTTCGCCCGGACCTGAACGCGACCATCGCCGCAAAGATACTCTTCGGAGCACTCGATGAGATGGCGACCAACTGGATTATCTCGCACCGCAATTACAAACTAGAGCCGATGGCTGATGTGGTGATGGATGTTTTTCTAAACGGCGTTGGTACGCACGCCTCTGGCGTGCAGCAGGCCGGAGGCATGCGTTCCAAATGA
- a CDS encoding long-chain fatty acid--CoA ligase, which translates to MIEKLSQSPFSPPRVPLTSDDPTTLPEVYERLARNHPKPNTLNYKRDGAWHSISAAQMLQRAKHIALGLNSLGIAKGERVALLSESCAEWVLTDQGCLFAGAITVPIYPTLTPPQAQYILKDSGARVLFVQSREKLAQMEEVLRDSPEVSHVVLYEDNAAGRANTSSLSDLENKGRDVHRQTPSLIEELARGAKPEDLATIIYTSGTTGEPKGVMLSHSNMVSNLIDSSNHFAFGVKDTALSVLPLSHVFERQAMNMYLHHGMSVYFGQLDNLGDYLREIHPTVFVGVPRIYEKIVERVQDKAASKGKLNGAMAQWAIGVGREWAQHHSDRKPIPFPLSLKHKLADAVLFKKLRNAMGGRIRILVSGGAALSNDIALAFLGAGLPIVQGYGLTETSPVITAGQLQYIRVGTSGKPVRNVEVRIAADGEIETRGPHVMQGYWHKPEETRAVMTEDGWFKTGDIGCLDTDGFLTITDRKKELLKTSGGKYIAPQVIEQLIKGSRFVSQVVVIGDSRKFASALIVPAWDQLDAYAKLKGLDLRTRGDFCHSPRIIDLFERQIAARTEHLAQFEKIKKIAVLEHEFTVDSGELTPTLKVKRRVIDQKYRNVIDRLYEDQ; encoded by the coding sequence ATGATCGAGAAACTCTCCCAATCACCCTTCAGTCCGCCGCGAGTGCCCCTCACGTCTGACGACCCGACGACCCTTCCTGAAGTTTACGAACGCCTGGCGCGCAACCATCCGAAACCGAACACGCTGAATTACAAGCGCGACGGAGCGTGGCATTCGATCTCAGCCGCGCAGATGTTGCAGCGCGCAAAGCACATCGCGCTTGGTCTCAATTCCCTGGGCATCGCCAAAGGCGAACGCGTCGCGCTGCTTTCCGAAAGCTGCGCCGAATGGGTTTTGACCGATCAGGGCTGTCTGTTCGCGGGCGCTATCACGGTCCCGATTTATCCGACGCTGACGCCGCCACAGGCGCAATACATTTTGAAGGACTCAGGCGCGCGAGTTCTGTTTGTTCAGTCGCGAGAGAAATTGGCGCAAATGGAGGAAGTCCTGCGCGATTCTCCCGAGGTTTCGCATGTCGTGCTGTACGAAGACAACGCCGCGGGCCGCGCCAATACGTCCAGCCTCTCAGATCTCGAAAACAAAGGCCGAGACGTGCACCGGCAGACACCTTCGCTGATCGAGGAACTCGCACGCGGGGCGAAGCCGGAAGATCTGGCGACGATCATTTACACCTCAGGAACGACGGGCGAGCCAAAGGGTGTAATGCTTTCGCACTCGAACATGGTTTCGAATCTGATCGATTCGTCGAACCACTTCGCGTTTGGCGTGAAAGACACAGCCCTTTCCGTGCTGCCTTTGTCGCACGTCTTCGAACGCCAGGCGATGAACATGTACCTGCATCACGGCATGAGCGTGTACTTCGGCCAACTCGACAACCTGGGCGACTACCTGCGCGAAATTCATCCGACAGTCTTTGTCGGCGTACCGCGCATTTATGAAAAGATCGTCGAGCGCGTGCAGGACAAAGCAGCTTCCAAAGGAAAGTTGAACGGCGCGATGGCGCAATGGGCGATCGGCGTGGGCCGGGAATGGGCGCAGCACCATTCGGACCGCAAGCCGATTCCGTTTCCGCTTTCGTTGAAACACAAACTCGCCGACGCTGTGCTGTTCAAGAAACTCCGCAACGCGATGGGCGGGCGAATTCGCATCCTGGTTTCCGGCGGCGCCGCGCTGTCGAACGACATCGCGCTCGCATTTCTCGGCGCCGGTTTGCCGATCGTGCAGGGTTATGGCTTGACGGAAACTTCACCCGTGATCACTGCGGGCCAGCTTCAATACATTCGCGTCGGCACGTCCGGGAAACCGGTTCGCAACGTCGAAGTGCGCATCGCCGCCGATGGCGAGATCGAAACGCGCGGGCCGCACGTAATGCAGGGCTACTGGCACAAACCCGAAGAAACGCGCGCGGTGATGACCGAAGACGGCTGGTTCAAGACCGGAGATATTGGCTGCCTCGATACAGACGGCTTTCTCACGATTACGGATCGCAAGAAAGAGCTCCTGAAAACGTCCGGTGGGAAGTACATCGCCCCGCAGGTTATCGAACAGTTGATCAAAGGCTCGCGGTTCGTAAGCCAGGTGGTCGTCATTGGCGACAGCCGCAAGTTTGCTTCAGCGCTGATAGTTCCGGCTTGGGATCAACTTGACGCCTACGCGAAGCTCAAGGGCCTCGACCTGCGCACGCGCGGCGATTTCTGCCACAGCCCCCGCATCATCGATTTGTTCGAACGACAGATTGCCGCGCGCACGGAACACCTCGCGCAGTTTGAAAAGATTAAGAAAATTGCGGTGCTTGAACACGAGTTCACCGTAGATAGCGGCGAGTTGACGCCGACGCTGAAGGTGAAACGGCGCGTGATCGATCAGAAGTATCGAAATGTGATAGATCGTCTTTACGAAGACCAATAA